Proteins co-encoded in one Arachis hypogaea cultivar Tifrunner chromosome 13, arahy.Tifrunner.gnm2.J5K5, whole genome shotgun sequence genomic window:
- the LOC112791876 gene encoding thioredoxin H-type 2, with protein MGANYSNLEYVQRAPKPLSSVATSRILTFHSSAKWKAHFDASKQTNKLMVIDFTATWCGPCKYMGPIFKDFSAKYTEVEFIKLDVDELMGVAQEFQVQAMPTFVLVKKGKIVDKVVGARKEELQKLIEKHRK; from the exons ATGGGAGCCAACTATTCAAATTTGGAATATGTTCAAAGAGCACCAAAGCCATTATCATCAGTAGCTACTTCTCGAATCCTCACCTTTCATTCCTCTGCTAAATGGAAGGCTCACTTTGATGCTTCCAAACAAACAAATAAGCTG ATGGTGATTGACTTCACGGCAACATGGTGTGGACCTTGCAAATACATGGGCCCAATTTTCAAAGATTTTTCTGCCAAATACACAGAGGTTGAGTTCATTAAACTTGATGTGGATGAGTTAATG GGAGTGGCCCAAGAATTCCAGGTGCAGGCAATGCCAACATTCGTTTTAGTTAAGAAAGGAAAAATTGTTGATAAGGTGGTTGGTGCAAGAAAGGAGGAGTTGCAGAAGCTTATTGAGAAACACAGGAAATGA